The following proteins are encoded in a genomic region of Labeo rohita strain BAU-BD-2019 chromosome 5, IGBB_LRoh.1.0, whole genome shotgun sequence:
- the si:ch211-215c18.3 gene encoding uncharacterized protein si:ch211-215c18.3 isoform X1: MKSNPSVAACFVLLACLLCMVGVITATNPYQKPSFLDFNSWFWNTPRGPQMYSCITYIEKNLRVDCEFPETHKIPGPFCEFKQDGRIMGSTYPNTPVHMIPPIETRRRANVTLVEPNICRLTWMPMSDDRAYTYTCRVYQGSTWKENSMAFHQRNLLVCSALSIFFHSGPLMVAVIISLPVSLGLLSA, translated from the exons TAGCATGCCTGTTATGTATGGTGGGTGTGATCACTGCAACGAATCCATACCAGAAACCCAGCTTCCTGGATTTTAACTCTTGGTTCTGGAACACCCCTCGAGGGCCACAGATGTACTCCTGCATTACTTACATTGAGAAGAACCTCCGGGTTGACTGTGAATTCCCAGAGACCCACAAGATCCCTGGGCCATTCTGCGAGTTCAAACAGGACGGGCGAATCATGGGATCCACCTACCCAAACACCCCGGTCCACATGATCCCACCTATCGAGACCCGACGCCGTGCCAATGTGACCCTTGTGGAACCTAACATTTGTCGCCTCACCTGGATGCCAATGTCAGACGACCGTGCGTACACCTACACCTGCAGGGTTTATCAGGGCAGCACCTGGAAGGAGAACAGCATGGCATTCCACCAAA GAAATCTTCTGGTGTGCTCTGCATTAAGTATATTCTTTCACTCTGGACCTTTGATGGTCGCAGTCATTATTTCACTTCCCGTTTCTCTTGGGCTTCTGTCAGCATGA
- the si:ch211-215c18.3 gene encoding uncharacterized protein si:ch211-215c18.3 isoform X2 gives MKSNPSVAACFVLSCLLCMVGVITATNPYQKPSFLDFNSWFWNTPRGPQMYSCITYIEKNLRVDCEFPETHKIPGPFCEFKQDGRIMGSTYPNTPVHMIPPIETRRRANVTLVEPNICRLTWMPMSDDRAYTYTCRVYQGSTWKENSMAFHQRNLLVCSALSIFFHSGPLMVAVIISLPVSLGLLSA, from the exons CATGCCTGTTATGTATGGTGGGTGTGATCACTGCAACGAATCCATACCAGAAACCCAGCTTCCTGGATTTTAACTCTTGGTTCTGGAACACCCCTCGAGGGCCACAGATGTACTCCTGCATTACTTACATTGAGAAGAACCTCCGGGTTGACTGTGAATTCCCAGAGACCCACAAGATCCCTGGGCCATTCTGCGAGTTCAAACAGGACGGGCGAATCATGGGATCCACCTACCCAAACACCCCGGTCCACATGATCCCACCTATCGAGACCCGACGCCGTGCCAATGTGACCCTTGTGGAACCTAACATTTGTCGCCTCACCTGGATGCCAATGTCAGACGACCGTGCGTACACCTACACCTGCAGGGTTTATCAGGGCAGCACCTGGAAGGAGAACAGCATGGCATTCCACCAAA GAAATCTTCTGGTGTGCTCTGCATTAAGTATATTCTTTCACTCTGGACCTTTGATGGTCGCAGTCATTATTTCACTTCCCGTTTCTCTTGGGCTTCTGTCAGCATGA